In Microcoleus sp. FACHB-831, the following proteins share a genomic window:
- a CDS encoding acyltransferase family protein → MRLTSLDVFRGIAIAGMILANTVSLGEAYPWLDHAPWNGCTPVDLVFPFFLFIVGVAMAFSLCKYTERNRPTAAVYWRIARRALILFALGLLLNGFWNYDWANIRLMGILQRISLTYLLASLIVLKMPRKGQWAIAAGLLIGYWLAMSFIPVPGYGAGILTREGNLGAYIDRLIIGAAHLYKGDGYKSLGDPEGLFSTLPAVVTVLLGYFTGDWLRTEPVQSRTSAGMALFGIGCVAAGWVWGLGLEFPINKKLWTSSYVLFTAGIALLLLAACYELIEVRKLRAWSKPFEVMGLNAIFVFVASVLVIKIMVKTRIGTGDAAPTTYEWIYKNFFVPWAGALNGSLFLAILTVLFWWAVLYAMYRQRWFVKI, encoded by the coding sequence ATGCGCCTGACTTCACTCGATGTGTTTCGCGGTATTGCGATCGCGGGCATGATCCTCGCTAATACAGTAAGTCTTGGGGAAGCTTATCCCTGGCTGGATCACGCGCCTTGGAACGGTTGCACCCCGGTTGACTTGGTGTTTCCCTTCTTTCTGTTCATTGTCGGTGTAGCAATGGCTTTCTCGCTTTGCAAGTACACCGAACGAAACCGCCCCACCGCCGCTGTCTACTGGCGGATTGCGCGTCGCGCCTTGATTCTCTTCGCCCTTGGTTTGTTGCTTAACGGCTTCTGGAATTACGATTGGGCAAATATACGCCTCATGGGAATCTTGCAGCGCATCAGTCTTACCTACTTGCTAGCATCGCTGATAGTTCTCAAAATGCCGCGCAAAGGACAGTGGGCGATCGCGGCTGGGTTACTAATCGGGTACTGGCTGGCAATGTCTTTTATCCCCGTTCCCGGTTATGGCGCGGGTATTCTAACGCGAGAAGGCAACTTGGGGGCTTATATCGATCGCTTGATAATTGGTGCGGCGCACTTGTACAAGGGCGATGGATACAAATCGTTGGGAGATCCCGAAGGGTTGTTCAGCACCCTTCCTGCTGTTGTCACCGTTCTACTTGGCTACTTTACTGGCGATTGGCTGCGTACCGAACCAGTACAGTCGCGCACCAGCGCAGGTATGGCATTATTTGGCATCGGTTGCGTGGCTGCGGGGTGGGTTTGGGGGTTGGGATTGGAGTTCCCCATCAACAAGAAGTTGTGGACGAGTTCCTATGTTCTCTTCACCGCTGGAATTGCTTTGCTGTTACTTGCAGCTTGTTATGAACTAATTGAAGTGCGAAAGTTGCGCGCCTGGAGTAAGCCTTTTGAAGTGATGGGGTTGAATGCAATATTTGTCTTCGTGGCTTCAGTTTTGGTAATAAAAATTATGGTCAAAACTCGTATCGGTACGGGGGATGCGGCACCAACTACTTATGAGTGGATATACAAGAATTTTTTCGTGCCTTGGGCTGGTGCGTTGAACGGTTCTTTATTCTTGGCGATACTAACTGTTTTGTTTTGGTGGGCGGTTCTTTATGCTATGTACCGCCAACGGTGGTTCGTCAAAATTTAA
- the pyrF gene encoding orotidine-5'-phosphate decarboxylase encodes MKTNNLSLTDRIIVPLDVPNIKAAIALIDQLPQITFWKVGLELFVSTGSEILTVLKNRDKRIFLDLKFHDIPNTVAGACRQAAGYGVDLLTIHATAGSAALKAAKLAVQEGAEASGVAPPKLIAITLLTSLSSRDLAFDLKIPLELPEYALQMALLAKNAGLDGAVCSPQEVEQLRQTCGEDLLLVCPGVRPSWAEAGDQRRSLTPAQAFKAGADYLVIGRPITTAKDPSAAWERICQEVAT; translated from the coding sequence GTGAAAACAAATAACTTGTCACTAACAGATCGCATTATTGTCCCTCTGGATGTGCCGAACATCAAGGCAGCGATCGCTCTCATCGACCAATTGCCTCAGATAACATTCTGGAAAGTCGGACTAGAGTTATTTGTCAGTACTGGTTCTGAAATTCTCACGGTTCTCAAAAACAGGGACAAGCGAATATTTCTCGATTTGAAGTTTCACGACATCCCCAACACCGTCGCGGGTGCTTGTCGCCAGGCTGCTGGTTACGGAGTGGACTTGCTCACCATCCACGCCACAGCAGGAAGCGCGGCGCTAAAAGCAGCTAAATTAGCGGTACAAGAAGGCGCAGAAGCTTCGGGCGTTGCACCGCCAAAATTAATCGCAATTACACTACTAACAAGTCTATCGTCGCGGGATTTGGCTTTTGATTTAAAAATTCCTCTGGAATTACCAGAATATGCCCTACAAATGGCGCTTTTAGCTAAAAATGCCGGGTTAGATGGAGCAGTTTGCTCGCCCCAAGAAGTGGAACAACTGCGACAGACTTGTGGAGAAGACCTTCTGCTAGTGTGTCCTGGAGTGAGACCGAGTTGGGCAGAAGCGGGAGATCAGAGGCGATCGCTCACACCAGCGCAAGCCTTCAAAGCAGGGGCAGATTATTTAGTTATTGGGCGTCCCATCACAACAGCTAAAGATCCATCAGCTGCTTGGGAACGAATTTGCCAAGAGGTAGCAACTTGA
- a CDS encoding VOC family protein — translation MVFQYTGALVTLAAVDIEKVVSFYTQLLSQEPSIWIPNVYAEFQLPGVKLGIFRPKETHRQEFENSHPAKGSMSLCLEVSDLEGAIAHLTTLGYPPPGKILTASHGREIYACDPAGNRLILHQT, via the coding sequence ATGGTCTTCCAATACACTGGCGCACTCGTCACCTTGGCGGCTGTTGATATTGAAAAAGTGGTGAGTTTTTATACTCAACTGCTAAGTCAAGAACCATCAATCTGGATCCCAAATGTTTATGCTGAATTTCAACTTCCCGGCGTGAAATTAGGAATTTTTAGGCCAAAAGAAACCCATCGGCAAGAGTTTGAAAACTCTCACCCAGCTAAAGGTAGTATGAGTTTGTGTCTGGAAGTAAGCGACTTGGAAGGAGCGATCGCTCACCTTACTACCTTGGGATACCCACCCCCAGGAAAAATTCTCACAGCATCGCACGGTAGAGAAATCTATGCCTGCGATCCTGCTGGCAATCGCTTGATTCTTCATCAAACATAG
- a CDS encoding sirohydrochlorin chelatase, with amino-acid sequence MHTVDSTHLTELSTPSAPSVQLPPLPLQRPLLMIGHGTRDEDGRQCFMDFAAAYQALDASRPVVPCFLELTGPTIQEGVDRCVEQGYTEISALPVLLFAARHNKFDITNELDKAKARHPHLKFHYGRHFGITPGILDLWRSRLTQLDEIQHNPKAISREDTVLLFVGRGSSDPDANGDVYKLARILWEGSGYLTVETCFIGITHPRLEEGFNRARLYKPKRIIVLPYFLFTGLLVKKIFDSTAQQQEQYPDIAMTCLPEMGLDPQLFAITREREIETQLGQVQMNCEMCKFRLAAVGTGNGHTHSHDSSHHGHGHSHDSHHGHSHGDANNHSHDHSHAAIDPYANLEQYHQKIWQAP; translated from the coding sequence ATGCATACTGTTGATTCAACCCATTTGACTGAACTCTCGACTCCATCTGCCCCTTCTGTTCAATTGCCGCCTCTACCGCTACAACGTCCTTTATTAATGATCGGGCATGGCACTAGAGATGAGGATGGTAGGCAGTGTTTTATGGATTTTGCCGCCGCCTATCAAGCTTTAGATGCATCGCGCCCAGTCGTGCCGTGTTTTCTGGAACTTACTGGCCCTACAATTCAAGAGGGAGTAGATCGGTGTGTAGAGCAGGGATACACTGAAATTTCTGCTCTGCCAGTGCTGTTATTTGCGGCGCGGCATAATAAGTTTGACATTACTAATGAATTAGACAAAGCAAAGGCAAGACATCCCCATTTGAAGTTTCACTATGGGCGTCATTTTGGCATTACACCTGGGATTTTAGATTTGTGGCGATCGCGTCTGACACAATTAGACGAGATCCAACATAATCCCAAAGCAATATCGCGTGAGGATACTGTCCTGCTATTTGTAGGTAGAGGTTCTAGCGATCCTGATGCTAACGGCGATGTCTACAAACTCGCTCGGATTCTCTGGGAAGGCAGCGGTTATCTAACAGTTGAAACTTGCTTCATTGGCATTACTCATCCTAGACTAGAAGAAGGTTTCAATCGCGCAAGACTCTATAAACCCAAACGCATTATCGTTTTGCCGTATTTTCTGTTTACAGGGTTGCTGGTTAAAAAGATTTTCGATAGCACCGCGCAACAGCAAGAGCAATACCCGGATATTGCGATGACTTGTCTGCCAGAAATGGGACTTGACCCGCAGCTTTTTGCCATAACGCGCGAGAGGGAAATTGAGACACAGTTAGGACAAGTGCAGATGAACTGTGAAATGTGCAAATTCCGTCTTGCAGCTGTAGGAACTGGTAACGGTCATACTCACAGCCACGATAGTAGCCATCATGGACATGGACATAGCCACGATAGTCATCATGGGCATTCTCATGGTGATGCTAATAACCACAGCCACGATCATTCCCACGCAGCTATTGACCCTTATGCCAATTTAGAGCAATATCATCAGAAGATTTGGCAAGCACCCTAG
- a CDS encoding pentapeptide repeat-containing protein gives MHTIDTEELLRRYAAGERNFAGAKLGGDDLDGVDLSGADLSDTRLEEYYLGRAILRGVNFRNARLTDSCLNAADLSGAFFNGADLRYTQLSAANLTDADLRGARFHETSFDRANLTRANLSSVDLGRSSLREANLTGANLEGANLHQVVFQNTIMPDGSIRNS, from the coding sequence ATGCACACAATAGACACGGAAGAGTTGCTCAGAAGGTATGCTGCCGGAGAACGAAACTTTGCTGGGGCTAAGTTGGGAGGGGACGACTTGGATGGTGTTGACTTGAGTGGTGCCGACTTGAGTGATACCAGGTTGGAAGAGTACTATCTGGGTCGTGCCATCTTGAGAGGAGTTAATTTCCGTAACGCTAGGTTGACTGATTCTTGTTTGAACGCTGCCGATCTCAGTGGAGCATTTTTCAATGGAGCTGACTTGCGTTATACCCAACTCAGCGCTGCCAATCTGACTGATGCCGACTTGCGCGGGGCGAGATTTCATGAAACCAGCTTCGATAGGGCTAATCTCACCAGGGCTAACTTGAGTAGTGTTGACTTGGGAAGATCCAGTCTGCGAGAAGCTAACTTGACTGGAGCTAATTTGGAAGGAGCTAATCTCCACCAAGTTGTTTTCCAAAATACCATCATGCCAGATGGCAGTATTCGGAACAGTTAG
- a CDS encoding phosphoribosyltransferase — protein sequence MSSTPMFSDRVDAGEHLAISIKAELAALYAGGVSASPIVYALPRGGIPVAVPVARCLDCPLDILAAKKITQPDNPELAIGAVTSDGHVLWFEPAPLRKQKKSQREVVLANALKKAQALQDKLSPSCPSISPKGAIAILVDDGIATGMTIAAAAKALRAQQPALIWICAPVAPQGLSDWLQQWCDRVIILGTPNPFLSVSRFYASFPQVETSEVIAYLQQHNQQRSPDTQPTDTPRDG from the coding sequence ATGTCATCTACCCCGATGTTTAGCGATCGCGTCGATGCTGGGGAGCATCTGGCGATTTCCATCAAAGCCGAACTTGCCGCCCTGTATGCGGGTGGTGTTTCTGCTTCTCCTATTGTTTATGCGTTGCCACGAGGCGGTATCCCTGTTGCCGTACCAGTAGCACGCTGTCTGGATTGCCCTTTGGATATTTTAGCGGCAAAAAAAATTACCCAACCAGACAACCCAGAACTGGCTATCGGTGCTGTCACATCAGATGGTCACGTACTTTGGTTTGAGCCTGCGCCATTGCGTAAACAGAAGAAAAGTCAGCGCGAGGTGGTGCTTGCTAATGCGCTGAAGAAAGCGCAAGCTTTACAGGATAAGCTTTCCCCCAGTTGCCCTTCGATTAGCCCCAAAGGCGCGATCGCTATCTTAGTGGACGATGGCATTGCTACAGGGATGACAATAGCCGCAGCCGCGAAAGCTTTGAGGGCGCAACAGCCAGCATTAATCTGGATTTGTGCCCCCGTCGCGCCGCAAGGATTGAGCGATTGGCTACAGCAATGGTGCGATCGCGTTATTATCCTGGGAACGCCTAATCCGTTTCTCAGTGTCAGCCGTTTTTATGCCAGCTTTCCCCAAGTTGAAACAAGCGAAGTCATCGCATACTTGCAGCAGCACAACCAACAGCGATCGCCAGATACCCAGCCTACAGATACTCCCAGGGATGGGTAG
- a CDS encoding class I fructose-bisphosphate aldolase encodes MTATLSMPNSLESLLGEEAQDLLTYKAKVSKDVLHLPGPDFIERIFAASDRSPQVLRSLQQLYSSGRLANTGYLSILPVDQGIEHSAAASFAPNPMYFDPENIVKLALEAGCNAVATTLGVLGIVSRKYAHKIPFILKINHNELLTYPNQFDQIMFASVEQAWNLGAVAVGATIYFGSPESTRQIQEVSKAFARAHELGMATILWCYLRNSAFKQDTDYHVAADLTGQANHLGVTIEADIIKQKLPECNNGYEAVAKATGKSYGKTDKRVYSDLTTDHPIDLTRYQVLNCYSGRAGLINSGGASGKSDFAEAVRTAVINKRAGGCGLISGRKTFQRPFEEGVKLFHTIQDVYLSPDVTIA; translated from the coding sequence ATGACTGCTACACTATCGATGCCAAATTCTCTAGAGTCTTTGCTTGGTGAAGAAGCACAAGACTTGCTGACTTACAAAGCGAAAGTTTCCAAAGATGTATTGCATTTGCCGGGGCCAGATTTTATAGAGAGAATTTTTGCGGCGAGCGATCGCTCTCCCCAAGTTTTACGCAGCCTCCAGCAGCTTTATTCCAGCGGACGTTTAGCCAATACGGGTTATTTGTCTATCCTGCCAGTAGACCAGGGAATTGAACACTCTGCTGCTGCTTCTTTTGCGCCCAACCCGATGTATTTTGATCCAGAAAATATTGTCAAACTAGCCCTTGAAGCTGGTTGCAATGCAGTTGCCACAACTTTGGGCGTTTTGGGCATTGTTTCGCGGAAATATGCCCACAAAATTCCTTTCATTCTCAAAATTAACCACAACGAACTACTCACCTACCCCAACCAATTTGACCAAATAATGTTCGCTTCTGTCGAACAAGCTTGGAACTTGGGAGCTGTTGCTGTGGGGGCAACAATTTACTTTGGTTCGCCAGAATCAACAAGGCAAATTCAAGAAGTAAGTAAAGCTTTTGCCCGCGCCCACGAACTTGGTATGGCAACTATTCTCTGGTGCTATCTCCGTAACAGCGCTTTCAAACAAGATACAGATTACCACGTTGCGGCTGACCTCACAGGGCAGGCAAATCACTTGGGTGTCACCATTGAAGCTGACATTATTAAACAGAAGTTACCTGAGTGCAATAATGGCTATGAAGCTGTTGCTAAAGCGACTGGTAAAAGCTATGGCAAAACCGACAAGCGGGTTTATTCAGATTTGACTACAGACCACCCAATTGACCTCACCCGCTACCAGGTATTAAATTGCTATTCTGGTCGCGCTGGGTTGATTAATTCCGGTGGCGCTTCTGGAAAGAGTGATTTTGCTGAAGCAGTTCGCACGGCGGTAATTAATAAGCGGGCTGGTGGCTGTGGATTAATTTCTGGTCGCAAGACATTTCAGCGTCCTTTTGAGGAGGGAGTGAAGCTATTTCACACCATTCAGGATGTTTATTTGTCGCCTGATGTTACGATCGCTTAA
- a CDS encoding aldo/keto reductase yields the protein MPDGRDDASDKNRSFLDFKRREFLKKLGVIGAGAAIADWILLNADRHVNATEPNVSPTIEKIALKDGEIPRRKLGRTGVEVSALTLGGFHIGSQKDEQESIRIIQEAMDAGINFFDNAWEYNNGVSEERMGKALQGRRDKAFLMTKVCTHGRDRKVAMQQLEQSLRRLKTDRIDLWQVHEVVYDNDPEKHFAKGGVIEALEEAKRAGKVRFVGFTGHKDPAIHLKMLSYDYPFDAVQMPLNCFDSTFRSFEKLVLPELTKRGIGVIGMKSLGGSGEPIKAGVVTVQEALRYAMSLPVSTTVSGIDSMQVLQQNLNIARGFTPMNAEEMQAVRIKYATYAADGRYELYKTSKKYDGAPGREQHGFPAKEQVET from the coding sequence ATGCCAGATGGACGCGATGACGCATCAGACAAGAATCGCTCGTTTTTAGACTTTAAGCGTCGGGAATTCCTCAAAAAACTGGGCGTCATCGGCGCAGGAGCAGCGATCGCTGACTGGATATTGCTAAACGCAGATCGACACGTCAATGCCACCGAACCAAATGTATCACCAACAATAGAGAAAATTGCACTCAAAGATGGTGAAATACCGCGTCGAAAACTTGGACGTACTGGGGTTGAAGTTTCGGCGCTGACATTAGGGGGATTTCATATAGGGTCTCAGAAAGACGAACAAGAAAGCATCCGCATAATTCAAGAGGCGATGGATGCAGGAATTAACTTTTTCGATAACGCCTGGGAATATAACAATGGCGTCAGTGAAGAACGCATGGGTAAAGCACTGCAAGGGCGGCGAGACAAAGCATTTTTAATGACAAAAGTTTGCACGCACGGGCGCGATCGCAAAGTAGCCATGCAGCAGCTAGAACAATCATTACGGCGCCTGAAAACAGATCGTATCGACTTGTGGCAAGTTCACGAAGTCGTCTACGATAACGACCCGGAAAAGCATTTTGCTAAAGGCGGAGTTATCGAAGCTTTAGAAGAAGCCAAGCGTGCGGGTAAAGTCCGATTCGTTGGATTTACAGGTCACAAAGACCCCGCAATTCATCTAAAAATGCTTTCATACGATTACCCGTTTGATGCTGTGCAAATGCCTTTAAATTGTTTTGATTCCACTTTTCGTAGCTTTGAAAAATTAGTATTGCCGGAACTCACCAAGCGCGGTATCGGCGTAATTGGTATGAAGAGTCTGGGTGGTAGTGGCGAACCAATTAAAGCAGGCGTTGTTACAGTACAAGAAGCACTGCGTTATGCGATGAGCCTTCCTGTTTCCACAACAGTCAGCGGTATTGATTCTATGCAAGTGCTGCAACAGAATCTAAATATTGCGCGTGGCTTCACGCCAATGAATGCAGAGGAGATGCAAGCTGTGCGTATAAAATACGCGACTTATGCTGCCGATGGTCGTTATGAACTATACAAAACATCGAAAAAGTATGACGGCGCACCGGGAAGAGAACAGCACGGATTTCCAGCTAAAGAACAAGTAGAAACTTGA
- a CDS encoding nucleoside deaminase has protein sequence MQPEDFMKVAIAEAKLGDAPYGAVIVKDNKIVAQAHNTVKTDSDPTAHAEVNVIRSLTKKLKNPSLEGYTLYASCEPCPMCTAVCIWAGISEIIIGASIKELIEAGVSQIDIASEEIIDKGFKKIKITKGLLKEESLQLFK, from the coding sequence ATGCAACCAGAAGATTTTATGAAAGTAGCGATCGCAGAAGCCAAGCTTGGAGATGCTCCTTACGGTGCAGTTATTGTCAAAGATAATAAAATAGTTGCCCAAGCACACAACACAGTCAAGACAGACAGCGATCCAACCGCCCACGCAGAAGTTAATGTTATTCGTAGTTTAACAAAAAAACTTAAAAACCCGTCCTTAGAAGGTTATACATTGTACGCAAGTTGTGAGCCGTGTCCAATGTGTACCGCAGTATGTATTTGGGCGGGAATATCTGAGATTATAATTGGTGCTTCAATTAAAGAGTTGATTGAAGCTGGGGTATCACAAATCGACATAGCAAGCGAAGAAATTATAGACAAGGGATTTAAGAAGATAAAAATTACCAAAGGTCTTTTAAAAGAAGAATCGCTGCAATTATTTAAATAG
- the sipA gene encoding regulatory protein SipA: MSKEFVIGEKVRVVALPPYVKTAESMPMLRPPDVIRVGEEGVVLDRRPGGYWGVRFARGAFLLDSQYIESVTASASGEEERSHTTLPEE, from the coding sequence ATGTCTAAAGAATTTGTAATTGGTGAAAAAGTCCGAGTGGTGGCATTGCCGCCTTATGTTAAAACAGCAGAATCGATGCCAATGCTGCGTCCGCCGGATGTGATTCGCGTTGGTGAAGAGGGGGTAGTTTTAGACAGGCGTCCGGGTGGATATTGGGGGGTGCGCTTTGCTAGAGGTGCATTCTTACTGGATAGTCAGTATATAGAGTCTGTAACAGCGTCGGCGAGTGGAGAAGAAGAGCGATCGCATACAACTCTACCAGAAGAGTAA
- a CDS encoding DUF5009 domain-containing protein: MSNIVLSSTVATQKRAYALDALRGFAVLAMVLSGTIKFGILPAWMYHAQNPPPNHTYNPNLPGLTWVDIVFPLFLFSMGAAIPLALSRRLEKGFSKIQILLSILKRGFFLGAFAIFIQHFRPHVISAEANNQKWWLALLGFVLLFLMFVRLPNFWLPWKRRIITISAWLTAIIVLSTIQYPNGNGFSFSRSDIILIVLTNMAVFGSLLWLLTKSNLLLRLGCMGLLLALRLSASTDGWIAQIWKSSPSLGFFKLNWIFQFGYLSYLLLIIPGTIAGDLILSWLQSSIVAVKVEAGLEETSIIKAPIQWTIQRYYCIIALMFSICIILLMGLQGRWVWQTTLISAVICSAGWFLFAKPVTETDKLLSKFYRWGVYWLALGLLFEPYEKGIKKDPATLSYYFVCSGIALFLLIVFTIAIEILKKQKWLQLLIDNGQNPMIAYVGFANLIWPILALTQLETRIIESTTTPFTGFLKGVAYTLVVACVVSVCTRLKLFWRT; the protein is encoded by the coding sequence ATGTCAAACATTGTTCTATCTTCCACTGTAGCAACCCAAAAACGCGCCTACGCACTCGATGCGCTGCGCGGATTCGCCGTTCTAGCAATGGTATTATCGGGCACTATAAAGTTTGGTATATTGCCAGCTTGGATGTATCATGCCCAAAATCCACCACCAAACCATACTTATAATCCTAATTTGCCCGGATTAACCTGGGTCGATATTGTATTTCCCTTATTCTTATTTTCGATGGGTGCAGCCATACCGCTAGCATTATCTCGCCGTCTTGAAAAAGGTTTTTCTAAAATACAAATTCTTTTATCTATCTTAAAAAGAGGCTTCTTTTTGGGAGCATTTGCTATATTTATTCAGCACTTCCGACCGCATGTGATAAGCGCCGAGGCAAATAATCAAAAATGGTGGTTGGCTTTATTGGGGTTCGTCTTACTATTTTTAATGTTTGTACGCTTGCCAAATTTCTGGCTACCCTGGAAGCGCCGAATAATTACTATTAGCGCCTGGTTAACAGCGATTATTGTTTTATCTACGATCCAATATCCTAACGGAAATGGATTTTCATTTTCTAGAAGCGATATTATACTAATTGTCCTTACTAACATGGCCGTTTTTGGCTCGTTACTTTGGTTGCTTACCAAATCTAACTTGCTGTTAAGACTTGGATGCATGGGGTTATTACTTGCCTTGCGGTTGTCGGCTAGCACAGATGGTTGGATTGCACAGATTTGGAAATCCTCACCATCTTTAGGGTTTTTCAAACTAAACTGGATTTTTCAATTCGGATATTTATCATATTTGTTATTAATCATTCCTGGAACTATTGCAGGCGATTTGATACTAAGCTGGCTGCAAAGCTCAATTGTTGCTGTTAAAGTAGAAGCAGGTTTGGAAGAGACTTCTATTATAAAAGCGCCCATACAATGGACGATACAGCGTTATTATTGCATTATCGCATTGATGTTTAGTATCTGTATTATACTGCTGATGGGATTGCAAGGTAGATGGGTGTGGCAAACTACCTTAATAAGTGCTGTAATTTGTTCAGCAGGTTGGTTTTTGTTTGCAAAACCTGTTACTGAAACAGATAAGTTACTTAGTAAGTTTTATAGGTGGGGCGTTTACTGGCTGGCGCTTGGTTTGCTGTTTGAGCCTTATGAGAAGGGGATTAAAAAAGATCCAGCCACATTGAGTTACTATTTTGTGTGTAGTGGAATTGCTCTTTTTTTATTAATTGTATTTACGATCGCTATAGAAATTCTAAAAAAGCAAAAATGGCTGCAATTATTAATTGATAACGGCCAAAATCCGATGATTGCTTACGTTGGATTTGCTAATTTAATTTGGCCGATTTTGGCGCTAACCCAACTGGAAACGAGAATTATAGAGAGTACAACAACCCCATTTACTGGATTTTTAAAAGGAGTTGCTTATACTTTGGTTGTGGCGTGCGTTGTGAGTGTATGTACTAGACTGAAGCTATTTTGGAGAACATAG
- a CDS encoding uracil-DNA glycosylase family protein, whose translation MSNEDQLSLFDISANSASTPPATVSELIPTSAKIPIPPGTYQTMTQMAEHCNQCQRCGLGKTRTHAVVGRGNLQAPIMIVGEAPGQNEDETGLPFVGKAGQLLEKILASVKLDLEKDIYIANVNKCRPPSNRVPTTEEIAACRPYLLEQIRMVDPKIILLTGATAVKGLTNDKRGITKIRGTWIEWEGRLCMPILHPAYLLRNPGREQGSPKWLMWQDIQAVRAKFDEICNAG comes from the coding sequence ATGTCCAACGAAGACCAACTCAGCCTTTTTGACATCTCAGCCAACAGCGCATCTACACCACCCGCGACTGTATCAGAACTAATTCCCACAAGTGCCAAAATCCCCATTCCTCCCGGCACTTATCAAACCATGACTCAGATGGCTGAACATTGCAACCAGTGTCAACGCTGTGGTCTGGGAAAAACCCGCACTCACGCTGTCGTCGGACGCGGCAACCTGCAAGCGCCAATTATGATTGTGGGAGAAGCGCCCGGTCAAAATGAAGATGAGACAGGGCTACCCTTTGTAGGCAAAGCTGGGCAGTTGCTAGAAAAAATTCTCGCCTCTGTCAAGCTAGATCTTGAAAAAGATATCTATATCGCCAATGTAAATAAGTGCCGCCCACCCAGTAACCGCGTCCCCACAACCGAAGAAATCGCCGCTTGCAGACCCTACCTGTTAGAACAAATTCGCATGGTAGACCCCAAAATTATTCTCTTGACAGGCGCAACAGCAGTCAAAGGCTTAACCAACGATAAGCGGGGAATTACTAAAATTCGCGGCACTTGGATTGAGTGGGAAGGACGTTTGTGTATGCCAATTCTTCACCCAGCTTATCTGCTTCGCAACCCTGGACGGGAACAAGGCAGCCCCAAATGGTTGATGTGGCAGGATATTCAAGCTGTTCGTGCCAAATTTGATGAAATTTGCAACGCTGGGTAA